A genomic stretch from Photobacterium atrarenae includes:
- a CDS encoding ABC transporter ATP-binding protein codes for MSEVLLEVNGLKKHFAAGSRFFGTQTLCKAVDDVSFTIERGKTLGLVGESGCGKSTLGRCVLRLHEPSGGEVKLEGKDIAHFSAKEMKAVRRDIQIIFQDPYASLNPRMTIHEILREPLDTHQIGTPQEREDKIAEVMAIVGLRPQVLNRYPHEFSGGQRQRIGIARALVLEPKFIVADEPVSALDVSVQAQVLNLIAELQEKKGISFLFIAHDLGVVQHICDEVGVMYLGRIVEKAPAEVLYRNPKHPYTQALLSAIPVPDPTISKESLKLEGDVPSPLSPPSGCTFRTRCPHATEQCKQTRPETHNTGEAGVEHLVACHLFN; via the coding sequence ATGAGTGAAGTATTACTAGAAGTGAACGGCCTGAAGAAGCATTTTGCTGCCGGTAGCCGTTTCTTTGGCACCCAGACATTGTGTAAGGCCGTGGACGATGTCAGCTTTACCATTGAGCGCGGCAAAACGTTAGGTCTGGTCGGTGAATCCGGTTGTGGTAAGTCGACTTTGGGTCGCTGTGTCTTGCGCTTGCACGAGCCGAGTGGCGGCGAGGTCAAGCTGGAAGGTAAGGATATTGCCCATTTCAGCGCCAAAGAGATGAAAGCGGTTCGCCGTGATATTCAGATCATCTTCCAGGACCCGTATGCATCGCTGAACCCACGGATGACGATCCATGAAATCCTGCGTGAGCCGCTGGATACGCACCAGATCGGCACGCCACAGGAACGGGAAGATAAGATTGCTGAAGTCATGGCGATTGTGGGCCTGCGTCCACAGGTGCTCAACCGTTATCCGCATGAGTTCTCCGGCGGTCAGCGCCAGCGGATCGGGATTGCCCGGGCGCTGGTGCTGGAGCCGAAATTTATCGTCGCGGATGAGCCGGTGTCTGCGCTGGACGTCTCGGTCCAGGCTCAAGTGCTGAACCTGATTGCTGAATTGCAGGAAAAGAAAGGCATTTCATTTCTGTTTATAGCCCACGATCTGGGCGTGGTTCAGCACATCTGTGACGAAGTCGGTGTGATGTACCTGGGGCGGATCGTGGAAAAGGCACCGGCGGAGGTGCTGTACCGCAACCCGAAACACCCGTACACCCAGGCCTTGCTGTCGGCGATCCCGGTACCGGATCCAACGATCAGTAAAGAGTCGCTGAAGCTGGAAGGGGACGTGCCGTCGCCGCTGTCACCACCGAGCGGTTGTACGTTCCGGACCCGTTGCCCGCATGCCACTGAGCAGTGTAAGCAAACCCGCCCGGAAACCCACAACACGGGCGAAGCAGGTGTTGAGCATTTGGTTGCTTGTCATTTGTTTAACTGA
- a CDS encoding histidine triad nucleotide-binding protein, giving the protein MDCIFCQIASNAITGKRAYEDDQVVAFYDNNPQAPTHILIIPRQHIATTNELELNHSPLIGHMVLTATKLAKELSLAEDGYRLVWNCNRQGGQAVYHIHLHLLGGRAMRWPPG; this is encoded by the coding sequence ATGGACTGTATTTTTTGTCAAATTGCCAGCAATGCGATTACAGGTAAGCGGGCTTACGAGGACGATCAGGTGGTTGCTTTTTATGATAATAATCCGCAGGCGCCGACGCATATTCTGATCATCCCGCGCCAGCATATTGCCACTACGAATGAACTGGAGTTAAACCATAGCCCCTTGATTGGTCATATGGTGCTGACCGCGACCAAGCTGGCTAAAGAGCTCTCCCTGGCTGAAGATGGCTATCGACTGGTCTGGAACTGTAATCGTCAAGGGGGTCAGGCGGTCTATCATATTCACCTCCACCTGCTGGGGGGGCGGGCGATGCGCTGGCCGCCGGGCTGA